In a single window of the Acidobacteriota bacterium genome:
- a CDS encoding zf-TFIIB domain-containing protein yields the protein MPIELEDRGQALENEYFRRQEQELIAKMKAKLEQEESKNLAIGCPKCDGTLVEADFESIKIDVCDKCSGVWLDAGELAQVVDKEKGDDGGWFGKLFG from the coding sequence ATGCCAATTGAACTTGAAGACCGCGGACAGGCTCTGGAGAACGAGTATTTCCGCAGACAGGAACAGGAACTGATCGCCAAGATGAAGGCGAAACTGGAACAGGAAGAATCGAAGAATCTTGCGATCGGCTGTCCGAAATGCGACGGCACGCTCGTCGAGGCTGATTTTGAGAGCATCAAGATCGACGTTTGCGACAAGTGCAGCGGAGTTTGGCTCGACGCGGGCGAACTCGCACAGGTCGTGGACAAAGAAAAAGGCGACGACGGAGGCTGGTTCGGCAAGCTGTTCGGTTAA
- a CDS encoding DUF2270 domain-containing protein, translating to MSDEARSSFQKSDPDIHTTSVPASFRAFADEVKKRQNRPKTTPVAIPQKLQPAEFNTAMVHFYRGEIQRSNIWRNRLDATTNWAVITAGATLSFVFSSPDNPHFAIPINTILVSIFLFMEARRYRYYEVWANRVRVIETGYFAPMLSHRTIPPDKEWADHISADLISPHFTISQWEAVGRRLRANYLWIFVLLGLSWMLKIYIHPSPVPATTEADRRAFWEIIFQRATVGIAPGWFVITVGAVFNLTIFFVAFSTLKLRNASSEVLPMEHFEWHPLKQVSDWAESSLKRRNTIRRSKKARQRMRSVHRSDMPDQTGE from the coding sequence ATGAGCGACGAGGCTCGTTCCTCATTTCAAAAGTCGGATCCGGACATTCACACCACGAGTGTTCCGGCATCGTTCCGTGCGTTCGCCGATGAGGTGAAGAAACGCCAGAACAGGCCGAAAACAACGCCAGTTGCCATACCGCAAAAGCTGCAGCCCGCGGAATTCAACACCGCAATGGTGCATTTCTACCGCGGTGAGATACAGCGGTCGAACATTTGGCGCAACCGGCTCGACGCGACCACGAACTGGGCCGTCATCACCGCAGGTGCGACGCTGTCATTTGTATTCAGCTCGCCGGATAATCCGCATTTTGCTATTCCGATCAACACGATACTGGTTTCGATCTTTCTATTCATGGAGGCCCGACGGTACCGTTATTACGAGGTTTGGGCAAACCGCGTCCGCGTGATCGAAACTGGCTATTTCGCTCCGATGCTGTCGCACAGGACCATTCCGCCGGACAAGGAATGGGCGGACCACATTTCGGCGGATCTCATTTCGCCGCACTTCACCATCAGCCAGTGGGAAGCCGTGGGACGTCGGTTGAGGGCTAATTATCTTTGGATCTTTGTGCTGCTCGGGCTCTCTTGGATGCTGAAGATCTATATCCACCCATCGCCTGTGCCCGCGACGACCGAGGCTGACAGGCGTGCGTTCTGGGAGATAATCTTCCAAAGGGCGACTGTCGGTATCGCTCCCGGTTGGTTCGTCATCACGGTAGGAGCCGTGTTCAATCTGACGATCTTCTTTGTCGCATTCAGCACGCTGAAACTGCGAAACGCCTCAAGCGAGGTCCTGCCGATGGAGCACTTTGAGTGGCATCCGCTAAAACAGGTATCGGATTGGGCCGAATCCAGCCTGAAGCGCCGCAACACGATCCGCCGTTCTAAGAAAGCTCGTCAGCGAATGCGGTCCGTTCACAGATCTGATATGCCGGATCAGACTGGCGAATGA
- a CDS encoding methyltransferase domain-containing protein, translating into MGSSGELIDRKQHDIAAAANAATYDEDLTRTCTELSPHIKHPTLKRLYERLIEDLYRRAAENAPVPAVLDIGAGEGSVTLPFLEFGCRVTAVDLSPTQIAELENKCSRYADRLETRCMDVTEYLDTTGDRFDLIVANSFLHHVPDYVGLVEKALILLRPGGQFFSFQDPMRYDTLPAATRLFSGAAYAGWRVFDGDVIRGIGRYVRRKRGVYLDDSPEDNTEFHATRNGVDQDAIAEMLRTKGFEVKIVQYFSTHSSFFQKLGETLNVADSFGIVARSLEVQTDDAANG; encoded by the coding sequence GTGGGAAGTTCAGGCGAGTTAATTGACCGAAAACAACACGACATAGCCGCGGCGGCTAACGCCGCGACCTATGACGAAGATCTGACACGTACCTGCACGGAACTTTCTCCGCATATCAAACACCCGACGCTGAAACGGCTCTACGAAAGACTTATCGAAGACCTATATAGACGCGCCGCTGAAAATGCGCCCGTACCTGCAGTTCTGGACATTGGGGCTGGCGAAGGCTCCGTTACGCTTCCCTTCCTGGAATTCGGCTGCCGCGTGACGGCTGTCGACCTTTCGCCGACACAGATCGCCGAATTGGAGAATAAATGCTCCCGCTACGCCGACCGGCTGGAAACGCGGTGCATGGACGTAACGGAATACCTGGATACGACAGGCGATCGATTTGACCTGATCGTCGCAAACTCCTTTCTGCATCACGTTCCGGACTATGTAGGCCTGGTCGAAAAGGCATTGATCCTGCTGCGGCCCGGCGGACAGTTCTTCTCATTCCAGGATCCGATGCGATACGACACGCTGCCGGCGGCGACACGGCTCTTTAGTGGCGCGGCGTACGCCGGCTGGCGGGTGTTTGACGGGGACGTGATCCGCGGCATCGGCCGTTATGTCAGGCGAAAACGCGGAGTTTACCTGGACGATTCACCCGAGGACAATACCGAATTTCACGCCACACGAAACGGCGTAGATCAGGACGCCATCGCCGAAATGTTAAGAACAAAGGGCTTTGAGGTCAAGATCGTCCAGTATTTCAGTACGCACAGTTCGTTCTTTCAAAAACTCGGCGAGACCCTGAACGTCGCCGATTCATTCGGCATCGTCGCTCGAAGTCTCGAAGTACAAACAGATGACGCAGCAAACGGATGA
- the tadA gene encoding tRNA adenosine(34) deaminase TadA has translation MTQQTDDENWMWRAIDTAKKAGQMGEVPVGAIVVSSEGKILAAAGNRTITDTDPTGHAEIIALRIAATRVGNYRLVGSTVYSTIEPCAMCAGALVNARVSRLVFGALDERFGAVETVFDICTNPRLNHHLEVTSGVLAENCRKLMQDFFKARR, from the coding sequence ATGACGCAGCAAACGGATGACGAAAATTGGATGTGGCGGGCGATCGACACCGCCAAAAAGGCCGGACAAATGGGCGAAGTGCCCGTTGGAGCCATTGTCGTTAGCTCCGAAGGCAAGATACTTGCGGCCGCCGGTAATCGCACGATCACAGACACCGACCCGACCGGCCATGCGGAGATCATCGCTCTTCGCATAGCGGCAACGCGTGTTGGAAATTATCGATTGGTCGGCTCGACCGTTTATTCGACCATCGAACCATGTGCAATGTGCGCGGGTGCACTTGTGAATGCACGCGTCTCGCGTCTCGTCTTCGGTGCCCTGGATGAGCGTTTCGGTGCCGTAGAGACCGTGTTTGACATCTGCACTAACCCGCGGCTCAATCACCACCTTGAAGTAACATCCGGCGTGCTCGCCGAAAACTGCAGAAAGCTGATGCAGGATTTTTTTAAGGCTCGCAGATGA
- the aqpZ gene encoding aquaporin Z produces MPLSKRLSAEFLGTLWLVLGGCGSAVLAAAYPNLGIGFAGVSLAFGLTVLTMAYAIGHISGCHLNPAVTIGLWAGRRFDGKDILPYIVAQVLGGIAGAGILYVIASGKAGFSLTGGFASNGFGENSPGKYEVLSGFTTEVVMTFFFLVVILGATHRLAPKGFAPIAIGLCLTLIHLISIPVTNTSVNPARSTGPAVFVGGWAINQLWLFWVAPILGALLAGFVYSWLADDEPEAATSKSGDGAESTRADDDDRDDADAGDSGDGGGGDGGGD; encoded by the coding sequence ATGCCTTTGAGTAAGAGATTATCTGCTGAGTTTTTGGGAACGCTTTGGCTGGTTTTAGGCGGATGCGGTTCGGCGGTACTCGCAGCTGCCTATCCGAACCTCGGCATCGGTTTTGCGGGCGTATCGCTCGCGTTCGGCCTTACAGTGCTGACCATGGCTTACGCCATCGGTCATATTTCGGGATGCCATCTGAATCCCGCCGTTACGATAGGCCTGTGGGCAGGACGGCGATTTGACGGCAAGGACATACTGCCGTACATCGTCGCACAGGTGCTCGGAGGCATCGCAGGAGCGGGCATCCTGTACGTCATCGCCAGCGGCAAGGCAGGCTTTTCGCTGACGGGCGGCTTCGCATCTAATGGCTTTGGCGAAAATTCGCCCGGTAAGTACGAAGTTCTTTCGGGCTTTACGACAGAGGTCGTAATGACGTTCTTTTTCCTGGTCGTCATACTCGGAGCAACGCACCGTTTGGCGCCGAAAGGATTTGCACCGATCGCCATCGGACTTTGTTTGACATTGATCCACCTGATCTCGATCCCGGTCACGAACACGTCGGTCAACCCCGCGCGTTCGACCGGTCCTGCGGTTTTCGTCGGCGGATGGGCGATCAATCAGCTTTGGCTTTTCTGGGTCGCACCGATCCTCGGAGCATTACTCGCAGGCTTTGTTTATTCTTGGCTTGCAGATGATGAGCCCGAAGCCGCAACATCGAAAAGCGGCGACGGAGCCGAATCCACGAGAGCTGACGATGATGACAGGGACGACGCGGACGCCGGTGATTCGGGCGATGGCGGCGGCGGCGATGGTGGCGGCGATTAG
- the dnaX gene encoding DNA polymerase III subunit gamma/tau, which produces MSYQVIARKWRPHTFEEVTGQDVITRTLRNAIESGRLHHAYLFSGARGVGKTTTARIIAKALNCHRSEGPTLTPCRTDDENACPSCMEISESRSMDVLEIDAASHTGIDDVRDTIIDNINVNPARDRYKVFIIDEVHQLSKPAFNALLKTLEEPPPNVLFVMATTELHKVPITITSRCQEFQFRTIPLQKILDRLTFIAKAEGIKISDEALREIARSGEGSMRDAQSNFDQVISFSSDEITAEDVANALGFAGVRLLEKTMSAVSERKPKELLDVVETLVSRGNDLRHFCRDLLGLIRDIFVYKAAGFDSSLLEGAALNEAEINALAEKFTEADLTRFFNSLAGTEAAIRTAANPRYTLEIGLANLAELGTVKSIEEILRTLDAISGGTSLPSPATQEKKTLNPEPQPEPKAEPPKQTEKPAEEQPREPEEPEYFADEPLEVLQYFEPEFEPQHDLAPVPEPAVAGLTAKLPPLSSDELEHYEIEAVDAAFSARMLALGDDLAPSANVNELRTFFADVRHARSAAAGIGTAADIEAGHAIVKGLADAFKDDDNVEIPKLSDCPTEAELIAYANALPKVRLLKRVFGAEVIEVKKK; this is translated from the coding sequence ATGTCTTACCAGGTCATCGCCCGAAAGTGGCGGCCGCATACATTTGAAGAGGTCACCGGACAGGATGTGATCACACGCACGCTGCGAAACGCGATCGAGAGCGGGCGTCTGCATCACGCGTATCTTTTCTCCGGTGCTCGGGGCGTTGGTAAGACGACCACGGCACGCATCATCGCGAAGGCGCTGAACTGCCACCGCTCGGAGGGCCCGACGCTGACGCCGTGCCGTACGGATGACGAGAACGCGTGTCCGTCATGCATGGAGATCTCCGAGAGCCGCTCGATGGACGTGCTCGAGATCGACGCTGCGTCGCACACGGGCATCGACGACGTCCGCGACACGATCATCGACAATATCAACGTCAATCCCGCACGCGACCGCTACAAGGTCTTCATCATCGACGAGGTGCATCAGCTTTCGAAACCGGCGTTCAACGCACTGTTGAAAACGCTGGAAGAGCCGCCGCCGAACGTCCTTTTCGTGATGGCGACCACCGAACTGCACAAGGTGCCGATCACGATCACGTCAAGGTGTCAGGAATTCCAATTCCGCACCATCCCGCTGCAAAAGATCCTCGACCGACTTACCTTTATCGCAAAGGCCGAAGGCATCAAGATCAGCGACGAAGCCCTCCGCGAGATAGCTCGTTCGGGCGAAGGCTCGATGCGCGATGCGCAGAGCAATTTCGATCAGGTCATCAGCTTTTCGTCAGACGAAATAACTGCCGAAGATGTCGCTAATGCCCTCGGTTTTGCAGGCGTACGGCTGCTTGAAAAGACAATGTCGGCGGTCTCCGAAAGGAAGCCGAAAGAACTGCTCGACGTCGTCGAAACGCTCGTTTCCCGCGGCAACGACCTACGTCATTTCTGCCGCGATCTGCTCGGCTTGATCCGCGACATCTTTGTTTACAAGGCCGCGGGTTTCGATTCGTCTCTGCTCGAGGGTGCAGCGTTGAATGAAGCTGAAATAAATGCACTCGCCGAAAAGTTCACTGAGGCCGATCTGACGCGTTTCTTCAATTCGCTCGCCGGGACCGAGGCTGCGATACGCACGGCAGCAAACCCGCGATACACGCTCGAGATCGGGCTTGCAAACCTTGCCGAGCTCGGCACAGTGAAGAGCATAGAAGAGATCTTACGCACGCTGGATGCCATCTCCGGTGGAACCTCGTTGCCCTCCCCGGCGACGCAGGAAAAAAAAACTCTGAATCCGGAGCCGCAGCCTGAGCCCAAAGCAGAACCGCCGAAACAGACCGAGAAACCCGCCGAAGAACAGCCTCGTGAGCCCGAAGAACCCGAGTATTTCGCTGACGAGCCGTTAGAAGTGTTGCAATATTTCGAACCTGAGTTCGAGCCTCAGCATGATCTCGCACCCGTACCGGAGCCGGCTGTCGCGGGATTGACCGCGAAATTGCCGCCGCTGAGTTCTGACGAACTAGAACATTACGAGATCGAGGCGGTGGACGCGGCGTTTTCGGCACGAATGCTCGCGCTCGGCGATGACCTTGCCCCATCGGCAAACGTAAATGAATTAAGGACATTTTTTGCGGACGTCCGTCATGCACGTTCTGCTGCAGCGGGAATAGGAACTGCTGCGGACATAGAGGCCGGGCATGCCATAGTGAAAGGGCTTGCTGATGCATTCAAAGACGACGACAACGTTGAGATACCGAAATTAAGTGATTGCCCGACCGAGGCCGAGCTGATCGCATACGCGAACGCCTTGCCAAAAGTGCGGCTGCTGAAACGCGTTTTCGGCGCCGAGGTGATAGAGGTTAAGAAAAAGTGA
- a CDS encoding TPM domain-containing protein: MRTTTKIFGLIVLSAALFSAAFAQGDSNWSISRSPLPPPTGFVNDYVGVIDAATKQQLEDKLKNLRDTTNPSVEIAVAVVKTTGERPIFDYSLAVARGWGIGSKADDNPSALLFIAIDDRKYFTQISKDLEDELPDGVVGSIQRQFLVPEFRKGNYGKGISDTIDAYIAVIRGEGNIAPPTKAPTAADPTEGDGFYLFFCCVLVLFIVIVVISSTFGRRKSKDDHDRRGGGFGSSGGGSGVSDALPWIIGGIISAASDSSSSSSDWGGSSDWGGFGGGGDFGGGGAGGGW; the protein is encoded by the coding sequence ATGAGGACAACGACAAAGATATTCGGCCTGATAGTACTGTCTGCGGCGTTGTTTTCTGCGGCTTTTGCGCAGGGCGACTCGAATTGGTCCATCAGCCGTTCGCCATTGCCGCCGCCGACCGGGTTCGTGAACGATTACGTCGGCGTCATCGATGCCGCCACGAAACAACAGCTTGAGGACAAGCTGAAAAACCTTCGCGACACGACCAACCCTTCAGTTGAAATTGCTGTCGCAGTAGTAAAGACCACCGGCGAAAGGCCGATCTTCGATTATTCGCTAGCGGTCGCACGCGGATGGGGCATCGGCTCAAAAGCCGACGACAATCCGTCGGCCCTGCTTTTCATCGCCATTGACGATCGCAAGTATTTCACACAGATCAGTAAAGACCTTGAGGACGAGCTGCCCGACGGCGTCGTCGGCAGTATCCAACGGCAGTTTCTGGTGCCCGAGTTTCGCAAAGGAAATTACGGCAAAGGCATCAGTGACACTATCGATGCCTATATCGCTGTGATACGAGGCGAAGGCAATATCGCTCCGCCGACCAAGGCTCCAACGGCAGCCGACCCGACGGAGGGCGACGGCTTTTACCTTTTCTTCTGCTGTGTCCTCGTGCTCTTTATAGTGATCGTGGTTATCTCGAGCACGTTCGGCCGTAGAAAGTCAAAGGACGACCACGACCGCCGGGGCGGCGGCTTTGGCTCGAGCGGCGGCGGAAGCGGCGTTTCGGACGCTCTGCCGTGGATAATCGGCGGTATAATATCCGCGGCGTCAGATAGTTCATCTTCATCGAGCGACTGGGGCGGTTCGAGTGATTGGGGCGGCTTTGGCGGAGGTGGCGATTTCGGCGGAGGAGGCGCCGGCGGAGGCTGGTAG
- a CDS encoding LemA family protein, with amino-acid sequence MKRTILLAFVVFAAFAASGCSYNQLTAEQQQVKGKWANVESAMQRRADLVPNLVEAAKMAGVQEQEVFGQIADARSRLINAAQAPGAGMDGDKSPEQKQAIIDANNSFGGTIGRLLMLQEQYPNLRSVEAFMKVQDELAGTENRINAARLDFNDAVTKYNTTRNSFPAVLTSGLLGFKEEPFFKADEGAKQAPTIGDANSLRKSN; translated from the coding sequence ATGAAACGAACAATTCTATTAGCATTCGTCGTCTTTGCGGCATTCGCGGCGTCGGGTTGCAGCTACAACCAGCTCACCGCCGAGCAGCAGCAGGTCAAAGGCAAATGGGCAAACGTCGAGAGCGCGATGCAGCGTCGTGCGGACCTGGTGCCGAACCTCGTTGAGGCTGCGAAAATGGCAGGCGTACAGGAACAGGAAGTTTTCGGCCAGATCGCGGATGCCCGCTCACGGCTGATAAATGCGGCCCAGGCTCCCGGTGCCGGTATGGACGGCGATAAGTCTCCGGAACAGAAACAAGCCATAATTGACGCCAACAATTCGTTCGGCGGCACTATCGGCCGCCTGCTGATGCTGCAGGAGCAGTATCCGAATCTGCGTTCGGTCGAGGCTTTTATGAAGGTTCAGGACGAACTCGCGGGCACCGAGAACCGGATCAATGCCGCGCGGCTTGATTTTAATGACGCCGTTACGAAATACAACACGACGCGGAATTCTTTCCCGGCGGTGCTGACCTCAGGACTGCTTGGATTTAAGGAAGAGCCCTTCTTCAAGGCTGATGAAGGAGCGAAGCAGGCACCGACCATCGGCGATGCCAATTCGCTGAGAAAGAGCAACTAA